A section of the Armatimonadota bacterium genome encodes:
- the hslU gene encoding ATP-dependent protease ATPase subunit HslU, with the protein MRELTPRRIVEELDKYIVGQRAAKRAVAIALRNRYRRALLPDPLRREVIPKNILMIGPTGVGKTEIARRLAHLVRAPFVKVEATKFTEVGYVGRDVDAIIRDLVEVSVQMVRTERLSAVQEEAWRLAQERMLHVLAPDPVRPGAQNPFEILFGGRGPAGPGESYDREVEAARARREALRPRLVRGELDREVVEIEVEEGGIPVVEIIGAQGVEEMGINVQDLLGGLLPKRRKRRRVTVAEGLRIFAQEEAAKLVDQEEVQREGVRRAEELGIVFIDEIDKIASSGSTVGPDVSREGVQRDLLPIIEGCTVSTKYGPVRTDHILFICAGAFHGSKPSDLIPELQGRLPIRVELERLTEEDFVRILTEPQNALLKQYVALMRTEGVEVTFTPDAVREMAHIAAWINEHTEDIGARRLHTVLEKVTEEISFAGPEGPRKVVVDAAYVRARLADVLQDRDLSRYIL; encoded by the coding sequence ATGCGGGAGCTCACGCCCCGGCGGATCGTGGAGGAGCTGGACAAGTACATCGTGGGGCAGCGGGCGGCCAAGCGGGCCGTGGCCATCGCCCTCCGGAACCGGTACCGCCGGGCCCTCCTCCCGGACCCCTTGCGCCGTGAGGTGATCCCCAAGAACATCCTCATGATCGGGCCCACGGGGGTGGGGAAGACCGAGATCGCCCGGCGACTGGCCCACCTCGTGCGGGCCCCCTTTGTGAAGGTGGAGGCCACGAAGTTCACCGAGGTGGGCTACGTGGGTCGCGACGTGGACGCCATCATCCGGGACCTGGTAGAGGTCTCCGTCCAGATGGTACGCACGGAGCGGTTGAGCGCGGTGCAGGAGGAGGCTTGGCGCCTGGCGCAGGAACGGATGTTGCACGTGCTGGCTCCGGACCCCGTTCGCCCGGGAGCCCAGAACCCCTTCGAGATCCTCTTCGGCGGGCGGGGTCCGGCGGGTCCGGGCGAGTCCTATGATCGGGAGGTGGAGGCCGCAAGGGCCCGCCGGGAGGCGCTGCGGCCGCGCCTGGTGCGGGGAGAGCTGGACCGGGAGGTGGTGGAGATCGAGGTGGAGGAGGGGGGGATCCCCGTGGTGGAGATCATCGGTGCCCAGGGCGTGGAGGAGATGGGCATCAACGTGCAGGACCTGCTGGGAGGCCTGCTTCCCAAACGGCGCAAGCGTCGTCGGGTCACCGTGGCGGAGGGCCTGCGGATCTTCGCCCAGGAGGAGGCCGCCAAGCTCGTGGACCAGGAAGAGGTGCAGCGGGAGGGGGTGCGGCGGGCGGAGGAGCTGGGAATCGTGTTCATCGACGAGATCGATAAGATCGCGAGCTCCGGATCCACCGTAGGGCCCGACGTCTCCCGGGAGGGCGTGCAGCGGGATCTACTGCCCATCATCGAGGGCTGCACGGTCTCCACCAAGTACGGACCTGTACGCACGGACCACATCCTGTTCATCTGCGCGGGGGCCTTTCACGGGAGCAAGCCTTCGGACCTCATCCCGGAGCTCCAGGGTCGGCTGCCCATCCGGGTGGAGCTGGAACGCCTCACGGAGGAGGACTTCGTCCGCATCCTCACGGAGCCCCAGAACGCCCTCCTCAAGCAGTACGTGGCCCTCATGCGGACGGAGGGGGTGGAGGTCACCTTTACCCCGGACGCGGTGCGGGAGATGGCCCACATCGCCGCGTGGATCAACGAGCACACGGAAGACATCGGTGCCCGGCGGCTGCACACCGTGCTGGAGAAGGTCACGGAGGAGATCTCCTTCGCCGGTCCCGAAGGCCCGCGGAAGGTGGTCGTTGACGCCGCGTATGTCCGGGCCCGGCTCGCGGACGTGCTGCAGGATCGGGACTTGAGCCGCTACATCCTGTAA
- the hslV gene encoding ATP-dependent protease subunit HslV produces MRFWGTTILGICRRGEAAVAGDGQVTLGETVLKHRAVKVRRVGDRVLAGFAGSAADGLTLFEKFEAKLQEYRGNLPRAAVELAKEWRTDRVLRRLEALLVVCDREHLFVLSGDGNVVEPDDGIAAVGSGGPYALAAARALARHTDLSAAEIAREAMRITAEICIFTNAEITVETLP; encoded by the coding sequence ATGAGGTTCTGGGGCACCACCATCCTCGGCATCTGCCGACGGGGAGAGGCTGCAGTGGCGGGTGACGGGCAGGTCACCCTGGGGGAGACTGTGCTCAAACACCGGGCGGTGAAGGTGCGGCGGGTGGGGGACCGAGTGCTGGCAGGGTTCGCGGGGAGCGCGGCGGACGGGCTCACCCTGTTCGAGAAGTTCGAGGCGAAGCTCCAGGAATACCGCGGGAACCTCCCGAGGGCCGCGGTGGAGCTTGCGAAGGAGTGGCGCACGGATCGGGTCCTGCGGCGCCTGGAAGCCCTGCTGGTGGTGTGCGACCGGGAGCACCTCTTCGTCCTCTCCGGAGACGGCAACGTGGTGGAACCGGATGACGGGATCGCCGCGGTGGGCTCCGGAGGTCCCTATGCCCTCGCCGCGGCCCGGGCCTTGGCGCGTCACACGGACCTCTCCGCGGCGGAGATCGCCCGGGAGGCCATGCGGATCACCGCGGAGATCTGTATCTTCACGAACGCGGAGATCACCGTGGAGACCCTACCGTGA
- a CDS encoding tyrosine recombinase XerC: MPESRVRHHRGPVPRPGSRDGSPLAVDIARFLEALVAEQGVSPHTQRAYARDLSEVARFLQEEGLSRWEELSPTLLRRYLARRSQRVSRATVARELSALRGLCRFLVRAGRLPANPARTVRTPKTARRLPHCLTLEQMRNLLASPVRPGPVGLRDRALLELLYGSGLRASEVVGLRVQDVQQGGRELRVVGKGGRERVVLLTEAARASLDAYLRQGRPRLVRGQEEALFVSVRGRPLSVRGLQWLVQCWVARRWGWRASPHTFRHTFATHLLEGGADLRVVQELLGHANLATTQIYTHLSRARLKEVYDRSHPRA, encoded by the coding sequence ATGCCTGAATCCCGAGTGCGCCACCACCGTGGTCCCGTCCCGCGTCCAGGAAGCCGCGATGGCTCACCCCTAGCGGTGGACATCGCCCGCTTCCTGGAGGCGCTCGTGGCGGAGCAGGGGGTCTCTCCCCATACCCAGCGGGCCTATGCCCGGGACCTTTCGGAGGTGGCGCGATTCCTCCAGGAGGAGGGCCTCTCCCGGTGGGAGGAGCTCTCGCCGACCCTGCTGCGCCGGTACCTCGCGCGCAGAAGCCAACGGGTGTCCCGCGCCACCGTGGCCCGCGAACTCAGCGCCCTGCGGGGACTGTGTAGGTTCCTCGTCCGGGCAGGGCGCCTTCCCGCCAATCCCGCCCGCACCGTCCGGACCCCCAAGACGGCCCGCCGGCTCCCGCATTGCCTCACCCTCGAGCAGATGCGGAACTTGCTCGCCTCGCCCGTGCGGCCGGGTCCTGTGGGCCTTCGGGATCGGGCCCTGTTGGAGCTCCTCTACGGGAGCGGGCTGCGCGCTTCCGAGGTGGTGGGCCTGCGGGTGCAGGATGTCCAGCAGGGAGGGCGGGAGCTGCGGGTGGTGGGCAAGGGCGGGAGGGAACGGGTGGTGCTCCTCACGGAGGCCGCGCGGGCGAGCCTGGACGCCTACCTCCGGCAGGGCCGGCCGCGGCTCGTGCGGGGACAGGAGGAGGCCCTCTTCGTCAGCGTCCGGGGTCGACCCCTCTCCGTGCGGGGGCTGCAGTGGCTGGTGCAGTGCTGGGTAGCGCGGCGGTGGGGATGGCGGGCCAGTCCCCACACCTTCCGCCATACCTTCGCCACCCATCTGTTGGAGGGCGGGGCCGACCTCCGAGTCGTCCAGGAGCTGCTGGGCCACGCGAACCTGGCCACCACTCAGATCTACACCCACCTCTCCCGAGCCCGGCTGAAGGAGGTGTACGACCGATCGCATCCCAGGGCATGA
- the topA gene encoding type I DNA topoisomerase, giving the protein MTRAKSLIVVESPAKARTLKRMLDRRYEVLASMGHVRDLPKSRLGVDIADGFRPHYIVIKGKGPILRELRESAKRARAVYLAQDPDREGEAISWHLQQLLEEVNRNIRRIEFHEVTPEAVRRALDNPRDINLNLVAAQQARRILDRLVGYKLSPLLWRKVRSGLSAGRVQSVALRLVCEREAEIEAFVPQEYWSLSALLRKPQDGDSFEARLHSRGEERVELANEEAVRAVLADLEGATYRVVEVRRRDQQRHPAPPFTTSTLQQEAYRRLGYTVARTMAIAQQLYEGLDLGEEGTVGLITYMRTDSVRVAESAVAEARAYVQERYGPDYVPPVPRRYAAKRSAQDAHEAIRPTSVARTPDRVRPYLRPDQFKLYKLIWDRFVASQMSSALFDTLSVDIAAGPYLFRATGQRLKFPGFLAVYREDQEEGTWLPALAVGEELELLDLRPQQHFTTPPPRYTEATLVKALEEKGIGRPSTYAPTLEILKRRGYVRTEQKRLVPTPLGRLVNQLLTTHFPNVVDVEFTARLESSLDRIEEGKADWVGVVRAFYEPFEQDLRRAEQLIEEVELRPEPTGESCPQCSSPLVRKQGRFGEFIACTRYPACTYTRPVGIGVRCPRCGGEIVERRSRRGRLFYGCVNYPACTFTSWDRPQDVRCPACGYPMAEKRTRRGEVELRCLNPECATTVVPSRVQEAAMAHP; this is encoded by the coding sequence TTGACGAGGGCAAAAAGCCTGATCGTGGTGGAGTCGCCCGCGAAGGCGCGTACCCTGAAGAGGATGCTGGACCGCCGGTATGAGGTCCTCGCCTCCATGGGGCACGTCCGGGACCTCCCCAAGTCCCGACTCGGCGTGGACATCGCGGACGGCTTCCGGCCCCACTACATCGTGATCAAGGGCAAGGGACCCATCCTCCGGGAGCTGCGGGAGTCGGCCAAGCGGGCCCGGGCCGTCTACCTCGCCCAGGATCCCGATCGGGAGGGGGAGGCCATCAGTTGGCACCTCCAGCAGCTGTTGGAGGAGGTGAACCGCAACATCCGCCGGATCGAGTTCCACGAGGTGACCCCGGAGGCGGTGCGGAGGGCCCTGGACAACCCCCGGGACATCAACCTGAACCTGGTGGCGGCTCAGCAGGCCCGTCGGATCCTGGACCGGCTGGTGGGGTACAAGCTGAGTCCGCTCCTTTGGCGCAAGGTCCGCAGCGGGCTCAGCGCGGGGCGGGTGCAGTCCGTGGCCCTGCGGTTGGTGTGCGAGCGGGAGGCAGAGATCGAGGCCTTCGTGCCTCAGGAGTACTGGAGCCTCTCCGCCCTCCTCCGCAAACCACAGGACGGGGATTCCTTCGAGGCCCGGCTCCACAGCCGGGGGGAGGAACGGGTGGAGCTCGCCAACGAGGAGGCCGTGCGGGCCGTGCTTGCGGATCTGGAGGGAGCCACGTACCGGGTGGTGGAGGTACGTCGGCGTGACCAACAGCGCCACCCTGCCCCCCCGTTCACCACCAGCACCCTCCAGCAGGAGGCCTACCGCCGGCTGGGGTACACCGTCGCCCGCACCATGGCCATCGCGCAGCAGCTCTACGAGGGGCTGGACCTGGGGGAGGAGGGGACCGTGGGCCTCATCACCTACATGCGCACGGATTCCGTGCGGGTGGCCGAGAGCGCGGTGGCGGAGGCACGGGCGTACGTCCAGGAGCGGTACGGGCCCGACTACGTCCCTCCGGTCCCCCGCCGCTACGCGGCCAAGCGGTCCGCGCAGGACGCGCACGAGGCCATCCGGCCGACCTCCGTCGCCCGCACACCGGATCGGGTACGGCCGTACCTGCGGCCCGATCAGTTCAAGCTCTACAAGCTGATCTGGGACCGGTTCGTGGCGAGTCAGATGAGCTCCGCCCTCTTCGACACCCTCTCCGTGGACATCGCGGCCGGTCCCTACCTCTTCCGGGCCACGGGGCAGCGGCTGAAGTTCCCCGGGTTCCTCGCGGTGTACCGGGAGGACCAGGAGGAGGGAACCTGGCTGCCTGCTCTCGCGGTGGGGGAGGAACTGGAGCTGTTGGACCTCCGTCCTCAGCAGCACTTCACCACCCCGCCCCCGCGCTACACGGAGGCCACCCTGGTGAAGGCCCTGGAGGAGAAGGGCATCGGTCGGCCCTCCACCTATGCACCGACCCTGGAGATCCTCAAGAGACGAGGATACGTGCGCACGGAGCAGAAGCGGCTGGTGCCCACGCCCCTGGGTCGGCTCGTGAACCAGTTGCTCACCACCCACTTTCCCAACGTGGTGGACGTGGAGTTCACGGCCCGTCTGGAGAGCAGCCTGGACCGCATCGAGGAGGGCAAGGCGGACTGGGTGGGGGTGGTCCGAGCCTTCTACGAGCCCTTCGAGCAGGACCTCCGGCGCGCGGAGCAGCTCATCGAGGAGGTGGAGCTGCGCCCCGAGCCCACGGGCGAGAGCTGTCCGCAATGCAGCTCTCCCCTCGTGCGTAAGCAGGGCCGCTTCGGGGAGTTCATCGCGTGCACCCGCTACCCCGCGTGCACCTACACCCGGCCGGTGGGGATCGGCGTCCGATGCCCCCGGTGCGGGGGAGAGATCGTGGAGCGCCGCAGCCGCCGGGGTCGGCTATTCTACGGATGTGTGAACTACCCTGCCTGCACCTTCACCTCCTGGGACCGGCCGCAGGACGTGCGGTGCCCCGCGTGCGGCTACCCCATGGCGGAGAAGCGGACCCGGCGGGGGGAGGTGGAACTGCGATGCCTGAATCCCGAGTGCGCCACCACCGTGGTCCCGTCCCGCGTCCAGGAAGCCGCGATGGCTCACCCCTAG
- a CDS encoding adenosylcobalamin-dependent ribonucleoside-diphosphate reductase gives MAEPSLPPETLEAFGGDPLRALVFYEKYALRDLEDRVLETRPEAMWLRVARELASVEPDPERKASWERAFYWLLEDFKFLPGGRILHGAGNPRKVTLINCYVEAIQGDSLEAIFAAVQNCARTYSRGGGVGTDISPLRPRGAPVHNAARVSTGAVSFMELFSLTTGIIGQAGRRGALMITIADHHPDVLEFCRVKRDLASVRFANISVRLSDAFLRAVERDEPWRLWFEGPEVGRIERVIPARQLWQELVQGARDWAEPGVLFWDTVLRLSTSNYGGMAPVTTNPCGEEPLEHGGSCDLGSLNLVWFVQDPFTPQARLDFDTLGRAVEVGVRLLDNVHDYNRGRHALPHQEEASLRARRIGLGITGLADALILLGLRYDSDEGIAFAERVMRFVKERAYRASIALAQEKGPFPAFDPHRHLDSPFFRDFPEDILEGIRKHGLRNVSLLTIPPVGSGSAMAGVSNGLEPVFALSYVRRSESLSRQSFRVLHPVVARYLEVAGQGLDPTELEGTEDPEGYLAERLPPYFVTAHRVDPLRRVEMQAALQRHIDQSISSTINLPRTTPVETVERIYLHAWRMGLKGVSVYREGSREGILLTPEEARRSSITLLRDRVQTLARQALPDLQVGEERPPEEQIEAVVRALVERVRGRGSEGEGLLQERPERLEGPTYRIPTPFGTAFVTITEHGGEPFEVFGRLGKAGSDAEADAEAIGRLCSILLRLRGPGSGLERLQLIVDQLEGIGGSRWLGYGAERVRSIPDAFALALKKYLADRGVRREEGHLAPSAEARGFANLCPRCQRWELVTVGGCTVCTHCGFREC, from the coding sequence ATGGCGGAACCTTCGCTCCCGCCCGAGACCCTGGAGGCTTTCGGGGGAGATCCCCTCCGGGCCCTGGTGTTCTACGAGAAGTATGCCCTTCGGGATCTGGAGGATCGGGTCCTGGAGACCCGCCCTGAGGCCATGTGGCTCCGGGTGGCCCGGGAGCTGGCGAGCGTGGAGCCGGATCCGGAGCGGAAGGCTTCCTGGGAACGGGCGTTCTACTGGCTCCTGGAGGACTTCAAGTTCCTCCCGGGGGGGCGCATCCTGCACGGGGCGGGGAACCCCCGCAAGGTCACCCTCATCAACTGCTACGTGGAGGCCATTCAGGGGGACAGCCTGGAGGCCATCTTCGCCGCGGTGCAGAACTGTGCCCGCACCTATAGTCGCGGGGGTGGGGTGGGCACGGACATCTCGCCCCTGCGGCCCCGGGGCGCTCCCGTGCACAACGCGGCCCGGGTGAGCACGGGAGCCGTGAGCTTCATGGAGCTGTTTTCCCTCACCACGGGCATCATCGGACAGGCGGGCCGGCGCGGCGCGCTCATGATCACCATCGCGGACCACCACCCGGACGTGTTGGAGTTCTGCAGGGTCAAGCGGGATCTGGCGAGCGTCCGGTTCGCGAACATCAGCGTGCGGCTCAGCGACGCCTTCCTGCGGGCCGTGGAACGGGACGAGCCCTGGCGTCTGTGGTTCGAGGGGCCGGAGGTGGGCCGGATCGAGCGGGTGATCCCCGCCCGGCAGCTGTGGCAGGAGCTCGTGCAGGGAGCCCGGGACTGGGCGGAGCCCGGGGTACTTTTCTGGGACACGGTGCTGCGTCTGAGCACCTCCAACTACGGAGGGATGGCCCCCGTGACCACGAACCCATGCGGCGAGGAGCCCCTGGAGCACGGAGGGTCATGCGATCTGGGCTCCCTGAACCTGGTGTGGTTCGTGCAGGACCCCTTCACCCCGCAGGCCCGGCTGGACTTCGACACCCTGGGACGCGCGGTGGAGGTGGGCGTGCGGCTGCTGGACAACGTGCACGACTACAATCGGGGTCGGCACGCCCTCCCCCATCAGGAGGAGGCTTCCCTCCGGGCCCGCCGGATCGGGCTCGGGATCACGGGGCTCGCGGATGCCCTCATCCTGTTGGGACTCCGGTACGACAGCGACGAGGGCATCGCCTTTGCGGAGCGGGTCATGCGCTTCGTCAAGGAACGGGCATACCGGGCCAGCATCGCCCTCGCGCAGGAGAAGGGCCCGTTCCCGGCCTTCGACCCCCACCGGCACCTGGATTCCCCGTTCTTCCGCGACTTCCCGGAGGACATCCTGGAGGGGATCCGCAAGCACGGACTGCGGAACGTGAGCCTCCTCACCATCCCGCCCGTGGGAAGCGGGTCCGCCATGGCCGGGGTCAGCAACGGGCTCGAACCCGTCTTCGCCCTCAGCTACGTGCGGCGCAGCGAATCCCTCTCGCGGCAGAGCTTCCGCGTGCTCCATCCCGTGGTGGCCCGATACCTCGAGGTGGCGGGACAAGGCCTGGACCCCACGGAACTAGAAGGCACGGAGGACCCGGAAGGGTATCTCGCGGAGCGGCTCCCCCCGTACTTCGTCACCGCGCACCGCGTGGATCCCCTGAGGCGGGTGGAGATGCAGGCGGCCCTCCAGCGCCACATCGACCAGAGCATCAGCAGCACCATCAACCTCCCCCGCACCACCCCTGTGGAGACCGTGGAGCGCATCTACCTCCACGCATGGCGCATGGGGCTGAAGGGCGTAAGCGTCTACCGGGAAGGGTCCCGGGAGGGGATCCTGCTGACCCCGGAGGAGGCAAGGCGCAGCTCCATCACACTCCTCCGGGATCGCGTGCAGACCTTGGCCCGGCAGGCCCTGCCGGATCTCCAGGTGGGAGAGGAACGGCCGCCGGAGGAGCAGATCGAGGCGGTGGTGCGGGCCCTGGTGGAGCGGGTGCGGGGGAGGGGCTCGGAAGGGGAGGGGTTGTTGCAGGAACGGCCGGAGCGGCTAGAAGGGCCCACCTACCGCATCCCCACGCCCTTCGGCACCGCCTTCGTCACCATCACGGAGCACGGGGGGGAGCCCTTCGAGGTCTTCGGCCGGCTCGGGAAGGCGGGAAGCGACGCGGAGGCGGACGCGGAGGCCATCGGCCGGCTTTGCAGCATCCTGCTGCGGCTGCGGGGTCCCGGGAGCGGGCTGGAGCGGCTGCAGCTCATCGTGGACCAACTGGAAGGGATCGGCGGGTCCCGCTGGCTGGGCTACGGAGCGGAACGGGTTCGCAGCATCCCGGACGCCTTCGCCCTGGCCCTCAAGAAGTACCTCGCGGACCGGGGGGTACGGCGGGAGGAGGGGCATCTTGCGCCTTCCGCGGAGGCGCGGGGGTTTGCCAACCTCTGCCCCCGCTGCCAGCGGTGGGAGCTCGTGACCGTGGGCGGGTGCACGGTATGCACCCACTGCGGGTTCCGGGAGTGCTAA
- the dprA gene encoding DNA-processing protein DprA, with product MTDREACILLNAVPGIPPRTKHRLLGALGSPAAVVRSPRDVLAEFVTERAAERIAAFCAAHDPQAFLTEAEALGARLVTLADPEYPDLLRSLSDPPLALYVRGSLPEACRVAVVGTRRPSPDGLEVARRLSADLAAAGVCVVSGLARGIDAAAHRGALEGDGLTVAVLGCGIDRIWPAEHADLLEQIAEHGAVLSEYPPGTPPLRHHFPARNRILAALGRAVVVVEARERSGALLTAEFALDLGREVFAVPGCVLNPRSRGPHQLLREGAHLAESAEDVLSVLGLPRGSRGPTAPLSDAEAALVNLLEEPRYLDELVRATGRSPAVVAALLVALEVRGVVRRLAGGRYGRAR from the coding sequence TTGACGGACCGGGAGGCCTGCATCCTGCTCAACGCCGTGCCCGGGATCCCACCCCGCACCAAGCACCGCCTCCTCGGGGCCCTGGGATCTCCCGCCGCGGTCGTGCGGTCCCCCCGGGACGTACTGGCGGAATTCGTCACGGAACGGGCTGCGGAGCGGATCGCGGCCTTCTGCGCCGCCCATGATCCACAAGCGTTCCTCACCGAGGCGGAGGCCCTGGGGGCCCGACTCGTCACCCTCGCGGATCCCGAGTACCCGGATCTCCTCCGCTCGCTTTCGGACCCACCCCTCGCCCTGTACGTCCGGGGAAGCCTTCCAGAGGCTTGCCGCGTGGCCGTGGTGGGGACCCGCCGGCCCTCCCCGGACGGCCTGGAGGTGGCCCGCCGGCTTTCCGCGGACCTCGCCGCGGCTGGGGTCTGCGTGGTGAGCGGGCTCGCCCGGGGAATCGACGCCGCCGCGCACCGGGGAGCGCTCGAGGGGGATGGCCTGACCGTGGCCGTCCTCGGGTGTGGGATCGACCGGATCTGGCCCGCGGAACACGCGGATCTCCTGGAGCAGATCGCGGAACACGGCGCGGTCCTCTCCGAGTACCCACCGGGTACCCCACCGCTCCGGCACCACTTCCCGGCCCGAAACCGGATTCTCGCCGCGCTCGGCCGGGCCGTGGTGGTGGTGGAGGCCCGGGAGCGGAGCGGAGCCCTCCTCACCGCGGAGTTTGCCCTGGATCTGGGACGGGAGGTGTTCGCGGTCCCCGGCTGTGTGCTGAACCCCCGAAGCCGGGGACCGCATCAGCTGCTGCGGGAAGGCGCGCACCTCGCAGAGTCCGCGGAGGACGTGCTCTCCGTCCTGGGGCTTCCCCGGGGCTCGCGCGGGCCCACAGCACCGCTTTCAGACGCGGAGGCCGCCCTGGTGAACCTCCTGGAGGAACCCCGATACCTCGACGAGCTGGTACGGGCCACGGGCCGGTCTCCGGCCGTGGTGGCCGCCCTCCTGGTCGCCCTGGAGGTCCGGGGGGTCGTGCGGCGGCTTGCGGGAGGCCGGTACGGGCGGGCCCGTTAG
- a CDS encoding YifB family Mg chelatase-like AAA ATPase, producing the protein MLAQVVSASVFGLEAYPVAVQVDVATGLPGFTIVGLPDAAIQEAKERVRAALKNASYEVPARRITVNLAPADVRKEGPGFDLPMAVGILVATGQLPREASHGTAMLGELGLDGSVRPITGVLSAALVASRMGLRRILVPAENAMEAAIVPGLEVYGVSHLLEAVQFLAGELNLRPVQRNGTEGEEPADEVDFAEVRGQEHARRALEIAAAGGHNVLLVGPPGSGKTMLARRLSTILPPLEWEEAVEVTRIYSVAGMLPARGTLLRRPPFRAPHHSASAAALLGGGTVPRPGEVSLAHRGVLFLDELPEFHRDVLEALRQPIEEGRVTLARAAATVTFPAAFLLVCAMNPCPCGHLGDRVRECTCTPSQVRRYQAKVSGPLLDRIDLHVEVPRLAPHALLEERPGEGSGVIRERVVRARRIQQERLRGTPYRTNAQMPPGMVRRVCGLDEAGKALLRTAIERLGLSARACDRVLRVARTIADLEASERITPAHLAEAIQYRVLDRRVL; encoded by the coding sequence ATGCTGGCGCAGGTCGTCTCCGCGTCGGTGTTCGGGCTGGAGGCCTATCCCGTGGCCGTGCAGGTAGATGTGGCCACGGGGCTTCCGGGCTTCACCATCGTGGGGCTTCCGGACGCCGCGATCCAGGAGGCCAAGGAACGGGTGCGGGCCGCCCTCAAGAACGCGAGCTACGAGGTTCCCGCCCGCCGCATCACCGTGAACCTGGCGCCCGCGGATGTGCGCAAGGAGGGTCCCGGGTTCGATCTTCCCATGGCCGTGGGGATCCTGGTGGCCACGGGACAGCTCCCGCGGGAGGCCTCCCACGGGACCGCGATGCTGGGCGAGCTGGGTCTAGACGGGAGCGTGCGGCCGATCACCGGCGTCCTCTCCGCGGCCCTGGTGGCCTCCCGGATGGGCCTGCGGCGCATCCTCGTGCCCGCGGAGAACGCTATGGAGGCCGCCATCGTCCCGGGACTGGAGGTCTACGGGGTCTCCCACCTCCTGGAGGCGGTGCAGTTTCTGGCCGGCGAGCTCAACCTCCGGCCGGTGCAGCGCAACGGGACGGAGGGGGAAGAACCCGCGGACGAGGTGGATTTCGCGGAGGTCCGGGGCCAGGAGCACGCCCGGAGAGCCCTGGAGATCGCGGCCGCGGGCGGGCACAACGTGCTGCTGGTGGGGCCTCCCGGGTCCGGCAAAACCATGCTGGCTCGCCGGCTCAGCACCATCCTTCCCCCCCTCGAGTGGGAGGAGGCGGTGGAGGTAACCCGCATCTACAGCGTGGCGGGAATGCTTCCGGCCCGGGGCACCCTTCTCCGGCGGCCGCCCTTCCGGGCTCCCCATCATAGCGCGAGCGCCGCCGCCCTCCTCGGCGGTGGGACGGTTCCGCGTCCGGGGGAAGTGAGCCTGGCCCACCGAGGGGTGCTCTTTCTGGACGAGCTTCCGGAGTTCCACCGGGACGTGTTGGAGGCCCTGCGCCAGCCCATCGAGGAGGGCCGGGTGACCCTAGCCCGGGCCGCGGCCACGGTAACCTTCCCCGCGGCCTTCCTGCTGGTCTGCGCCATGAATCCATGTCCCTGCGGGCACCTGGGCGATCGGGTGCGGGAGTGCACCTGCACGCCGAGCCAGGTGCGTCGCTACCAGGCCAAGGTCTCCGGCCCGCTCCTGGACCGCATCGATCTGCACGTGGAGGTTCCGCGACTTGCGCCGCACGCTCTGCTGGAGGAGCGTCCGGGAGAGGGCTCCGGGGTCATCCGGGAGCGGGTGGTCCGGGCCCGGCGCATCCAGCAGGAGCGGCTCCGTGGGACACCGTACCGCACGAACGCCCAGATGCCTCCCGGGATGGTGCGGAGGGTGTGCGGGCTGGACGAGGCGGGCAAGGCGCTCCTGCGCACCGCCATCGAGCGCCTGGGGCTTTCCGCCCGCGCGTGCGACCGCGTCCTCCGGGTGGCCCGCACCATCGCGGACCTGGAAGCGTCCGAGCGCATCACGCCCGCCCATCTCGCGGAGGCCATCCAGTACCGGGTGCTGGACCGGCGGGTGCTGTAG